The genomic interval TTTAGAGTATGCTGAACGTTATTATGAGCCAAGTGAGGCTTTTCAACCACGTTTGGTCGAAGGGGTTCGTTTGTCAGACGATGAAAAGGCGCTCCTTAATAAATTACAAGAAGCCACAGCCATTTTACAATTTAAGTTAGAGAGTCAGTTGATAAAACGCCGACCTGATTTTCAACTTGAACATCGTGATGTCCTTCATTTCATTGATTTTTCCGAAAAAACAATAAAATTGGGAACTGAAGTTTATGAATTAACTGATTTTCAAGCGCCCACAGTAAATCCTGAGCAGCCTGAAAGTTTGACCGCTGAAGAAGAAAAAATAATCAGTCATTTATTAAATAATTTTAGAAGTTCTGATAAACTTAAACGTCATGTTGCATTTTTACAAGAAAAGGGAGCTATGTATCTTTCTTACAATGGAAACTTGTTGATTCATGGCTGTCTTCCCTTACATGAAAATGGTGATTTTAAATCATTTACGGTTAACAAAGAGGCTCATGCTGGCCGTGATTTACTTGATTTCTTTGACCAAGAGGTTAGAAAATGTCTTGCTCATCCAGAAAACTCGACGGATTTAGCAACAGATTTGATGTGGTATCTTTGGGTGGGAGAATGCTCTTCATTATTTGGTAAAACGGCAATGACAACCTTTGAACGCTATTATATCAAGGATAAGAAAACGCATGTGGAAAAGAAAAATCCTTATTATCAATTGCGTGAGGAAGCTGAAATTATCAGGAAAATTTTAGAAAACTTTGGTTTAGATGAAGGGGGACATTTGGTGAATGGGCACACCCCTATCAAAGAAAAAAATGGTGAAAATCCAATCAAGGCAGATGGAAAGTTGATTGTGATAGATGGTGGTTTTGCAAAAGCTTATCAAAAGGAAACAGGAATTGCTGGGTATACTCTTCTTTATAATAGTTTTGGCATTCAACTGGTTGCGCATCAACCCTTTTCAACCGTTAAAGAAGCAGTTGAAAAAGGGACGGATATTATAAGCCTGAAACGCCTGGTAGCCGAAGTTGACCAAAGAAAACGAGTCAAGGATACAAATGTTGGCCAAACTTTGTTAAGTGAAATAGCAGATTTAGAAGTACTTTTTGAACATTATGAGGAATTTTAAAAGTACCAGTGTTGGTACTTTTTATTTGTTTTCCAAAAAAGACAATAAAAAAACTCAGCCTTAGCCGAGTTAATATTAGTGCGGTGGGCGGGACTTGAACCCGCACCAAGAAAATTCCCGACAGGATCCTTAATCCTGCGCGTCTGCCAATTCCGCCACCACCGCAAAACAGTACTTTAATATAGTACCATTTCTATAAAGAATGTGCAAGCCTGAGCTAGGGCTGACTTATTGTTGGAAATAAGATGCGATTTGGGCAGCGTGTTTTCCAGCAACAAAACCTGTCACAAAGGCGCAGGTAATATTATAACCGCCAGTGTATCCATTAATATCTAAAAGTTCACCGGTCATGAATAAACCTTGGGTTTGTTTACTCTCCATACTTTTAGGATTTATTTCTTTGAGAGAAACACCGCCACCTGTTACAAAAGATTTCTCAATTGGTAAAGTTTTGCTAATTGTGATTTGCCAATTTTTGAAAAGACTAGCGATTTTATCAATTTGCTGCTCAGATAGCGTCTTGGCAGAAAGACTAGGGTCAATTCCAGCTTTTTCAAGGATAAATAGAAGCATACGTTCTTGGGCCAATCCTGAGAAGGCATTTTTAATTGATTTATCTGTTTTAGAAAGGCTAGTCAGTTCATTTTTCAAAGAGCCCAACTTTTTTTCGGGGAATTGGTCTAAGCTGACTGTGACCATTTTTTCACCTTTAGCAAGAAGTTGGTTAATGAAACTTGAACAACGCAGAGCAGCTGGACCAGAAATTCCAAAATGCGTAAATAATAAATCATGCTGATGAGAGATGATTGCTTTTCCCTTAGAATTGAGTACTGAGAGTTTGATTTCGCGTAGGGAAATGCCTTGAAGACTTTTGTCTAAAATGAATGGTTCGTCAGAAATCAGGGCAGATTCAGTGGCATAGAGTTGTGAAAGACTATGCCCTGCTGAGCGTGCTAAACGATAGCCATCACCAGTTGAACCTGTGGAAGGATAAGCGCGTCCGCCTGTTGAGAGGATAATTGTAGGGCTTAAAAAGCTCTCGCTATCCGTTTCAAGACCAATTACCGCTCCGTTTTCAATGAGAAGCTTATCAACCGCTTGGCTTGGAAAATAAGAAACATGGAGGCTCAAAATTTTATTGAAGAGGGCATCAACAATTGTTTTTGATTTGTCGGTTATAGGGAACATGCGCCCGTGGTCTTCTTCTTTTAATTTAACACCATTGCTTTCAAAAAATTCGATAATATCAAGGTTGGAAAATTGAGAAAAGGCTGAATGAAGAAAACGACCATTTCCAGGAACATTTGTTAATATTTCGTCAACAGAACGGGCATTTGTCACATTACAGCGTCCGCCACCTGTCATTAATAATTTTTTTCCGACTTTTTTATTTTTATCAATAAGAGCGACTTTTGCTCCATTTTGCGCGGCTGAGATGGCAGCCATCATTCCAGAAGGGCCTGCGCCAACAACAATAACGTCAAATGTTTTAGCTGATTTTGTCATGCTTTAATTTTAACATGATGTGAGCAGAAATAGGGGAAAGAGTATTGAAAAATAGTAAATTTAAATTCAGCGAGCGATAAGGCTTTTAAATATTGATATTTGATATTGGAAATCAATATGAAATGCGGTAAAATAGCATTATGATTGAACTGACTGATGAAATTTTAGCAAAAGTAATTAAAAAACGTAAAAAAGCTTCTTACAAAGGAACTTATGGTCGCTTATTAGTGATTGGCGGTAATCGTCAATATGGTGGTGCGGCTATTTTGGCGACGACAAGTGCAGTTTATTCAGGTGCGGGCTTAGTTTCTGTGGCACTGGCTAAAGAAAATCATAGTGCTTTACAGGCAAGACTTCCAGAAGCAATGACTTTAGATTTTGATGATTTGATAAAGCTAAGAGAAGTAGCAAAAGCTGCTGATGTTATTGTTATTGGTCCAGGATTGGGCTTAGAAAGACTAGATGTACTGACAGAAGTTTTGAATTTACTGACAGAAAATCAAAAGTTGGTCATTGATGGTTCGGCACTGACCCTTTTTGCTAGAGAGCATTTAGACTTACCATTTCCTGAAAATACGGTTTTTACACCTCATGAAATGGAATTGGAACGACTTTCTGGTTTGAAAATTGGTCAACAAACCAAAGAAGAAGTTCAAGGTTTTGTTAATCAACTCGGAGCGATTGTCGTTGCTAAATCTTCAGAAACACGAATTTTTGCGCCAAATCGGGAATCATTTATCTTGAAAATAGGAAGTCCAGCTCAGGCAACTGGGGGAATGGGGGACACTTTAGCCGGGATGGTTGGTGGCTTTTTAGCTCAGTTTCATGGAGAAACAGAGGAAGTCGTTGCTGCTGCAACTTATTTGCATAGTTTAATCGCAAGCGTCTTAGCTCAGAAATCATATGTGGTCTTGCCAAGTCGATTAATTGAAGAAATTCCATTATTTATGAAAAAATATGAATGCTGATTAAGTCTGTCAGTTCAATGCGACCATGGGGAGTATTGAAGTTGGGAATAAAAAAATTACTGACGAAAATTTCAGTCCTACGTCAGCATTTTTTTCTTAGAATTTTTGTTATAATTAATCATCAAAATAAATGAAGATGAGGTCAAAAGATGAATGCAATTGAACTTGTGCAAGGCGCCATGAAAAAAGCAGAGAAAATTCGTCCAAAAGTAGGTGGTTTTCCATACTTGGCTGAATGTATGCGAGAAGCTGGAGTTTTAAAAAATGTTTGGACCCTTCCTGCCGGACAAAGCACGTTTTGGACAAGCGCTGGCGTAATTAGCGTGACCAATTCACCAATAATGAGTGGTTTTCATGAGGTGTCAGTTTTTGACCAAGAAGATTTGATTAAGGCCTTGCGGGCTGACCAAGCTGGACAAACGACTTTTCCGGAATTCTTGAGTGCCACTTGGGAAGCTGGTGTGATTTCTTATGAAGCTGATTTTTCAGAAAGAAAAGTCACTTATCTAGGAAGTCAAGGAGAAAGCTACGTTGAGACCTATCCAGCGGTCGAAATTCATTAAAAAGTTACTGACAGAATGATTAAAATATTTGGTAAAATTATTTACTAAATTAATCATTCTGTCAGTAACTTTTCTGTTAATTTCTGATAAAAGTGCTATAATATTTGAATGAAAACTAAGAAAAATAAAGAGAAACTACTAAGAGTAGTTTCTGGAGAAAAGGGGAAATTATGCTAACGATTGGAAGGCGATATTTAAATTTTTGGCCTGTATTTTGGGCACTTTTTTTGTTAGTTATTCAAGTTGTGACTAATCTTTGGCTTCCAACGATTACAGCGGATATTATCAATAAAGGCATTGGTCAATCTGATATGAAATATATCTGGTTTATGGGTCTAATTATGCTTTTCGTTTCTCTGGCCAGTTGGCTTTCGGCAATTGGAAATGTTTATTTTGCTTCCAAACAATCTCAAGGATTGGGCCTGAAATTACGCCATGTTTTATTTAAGAAAGTTTTATTCATGGACGAGCGCAATTTTCAGGAATTTGGTGATGCAACTTTAATTACACGTACAACAAATGATGTGACTCAATTGCAAAATGTCTTTCAAACGATGTTACGAATGATGCTCATGGCGCCAATGATGCTCATTGGTTCTATTTTCATGGCTTGGAAATTATCGCATGATTTACTGCTGGTTTTTTTGATTGCCTTGCCTATTTTAACTTTGGCTGTCGTCATTAATATTGCTATTTCCATGCCACGGTTTCGGTCAATGCAAACAAAAGTTGATAAAATTAATCTGATTTTTCAACAAGGCTTGACTGGTGTTCGGGTGATTCGTGCTTTTAGACGAGACCAATATGAAATTGATAAATTTGATGAGGCTAACCGTGATTTGACACATACCAGTCAAGTGGTTTTGACGACGATTGCGATGTTAATGCCAATTATGACAGTTATTCTCAGTTTTACAAATATTGGAATTGTTTGGTTTGGCGCTCATCTTATCAGTAAAAATATGATGGAAATGGGTTCATTAGTTGCCTTTTTGACCTATGCCACACAGATTTTGATGTCATTTATGCAACTATCAGCAGTTGCTGTCATGGTGCCACGAGCTCAGGTTTCAGCTGTTCGAGTTCGAGAAATTTTAGAATCTAAAGATAAAATTACTGATGAAAATTCGAGCATATCCGTAGAGGCGCTAAGACGCCAACGGCTATCCTCTGACGGAAATGACAAGTTGTCTGAAAGCAATTCTGTCCGCAATTCTCTAGCTCTTAATCATGTGTCTTTCAAATTTGATGAAGCAAAAAGACAAGCGCTAAGTGACTTGTCAGTAAATGTAGCAGCTGGTCAGACCTTAGCAATTATTGGGGGGACTGGTTCTGGTAAATCAACGATTTTGAATTTGATTGCCAGATTAATTGACCCGACAAATGGAAGTGTCACAATTGATGGTACTGATATTCGCCAAATTTCACAGTATGACTTGCATGAAAAAGTTTCTTTTACGCAACAAAAAGCTCAACTTTTTTCGGGAACTGTCCGCTCGAATCTTCAATTTGGGAAAAGTGATGCAACAGATGAAGAAATGTGGCAAGCTTTGGAAATTGCACAAGCTGCTGATTTCGTTCGTGAACAAGGTGGACTTGAGCTGGCGGTCGAACAAAATGGCGCAAATTTCTCTGGTGGTCAAAAACAAAGAATTTCGATTGCTAGAACCTTGATTAAAGAGGCAGAAATTTATCTATTTGACGATTCATTTTCGGCCTTGGACTTTGCTACTGACAGACAATTACGAACAGCTATTAATCATTCGGAAAAACATAAAAATAAAATCAAGGTGATTGTGGCTCAAAGAATCGCAACCGTTATGTCAGCTGACCAAATCTTAGTTTTAGAAAATGGAATTGCCGTAGGACTTGGTACTCATGAAAGTTTGGCAAAATCATGTCCGCAATATCAAGAAACAATGCAATCTCAACTCTCGGATGATGATTTGGTCAAGATGGGTGTTTCAATTGCACATTTGACCGCCAGAGGAGGTGATGACCAATGATGAGAGGAAATTATCTCAATCGAGGTGGCAAAGGGGCTGACCGTTTTCAAAAAGGTCGGCGAGCTCAAAATTTCTTTCCAACGATTATTCGACTTTTCAAATATATGCGCAGAGATTTATGGGGACTTCTTTTTTCAATTTTAATTGCTTCGCTGTCAGTCATTTTGTCGGTTCAGGCACCCAAAATTTTGGGAAATGCAACCACAGTGATATTTGATGGCGTAACAAAAAGTCTAAAAAACCATACCGCAATTCAAATTGACATGACTAAGGTCGAATCTATTTTGCTTTATGTCATGGTCATTTATCTGATTTCATTTATCTCTGGGATTTTGCAACAAAGCATTATGACACGCATTTCGCAACGAACAGTTTATACTTTACGTCGTGAATTTAAAAACAAAATGAAAAAATTGCCAGTTTCATATTATGATAGTCATAGTAATGGGGATATCATGAGTCGAATGATAAATGATATGGATAATATTTCAGGGACTTTAAATCAAACTTTGATTCAGCTTATCACAAGTCTCTTGCAATTTGTTGGAACTATTTATTTCATGTTGACCATCTCTTGGCAGTTGGCACTCGTCGCCTTTATCACAGTTCCTTTGGCAATGATTACGGTAAGGATTGTTGCACCTTTATCGCAAAAATTCTTTGCTGAACAACAAAAAAATCTGGGATTATTGAATGACCAAATTGAAGAAAATTATGCAGGACATGCGGTCATTAAAACATTCAATCATGAAGCCTCAGCTGAAAAAGAATTCGCAAAAAGAAATGATAATTTTTATAAATCAGCTTGGAAAGCTCAATTTGTATCGACTTTGATTTATCCAACCATGCGATTTGTCAATAATTTAGATTACTTAGCCATGGCCGTAATTGGTGGTCTTAAAGTTATTTCAGGGACGGTTAATCTCGGAGATGTTCAAGCCATGTTGCAATATACCAATCAATTTGCACAGCCAATCACAAATATCTCGAATATGCTCAATACCATTCAGGCTACAGTTGCGTCAGCCGAACGAATTTTTGAAGTATTAGATGAAAAAGAAATGACTGACGGAATTCCTGTCAGTGAAAAAGTTGCTGACAAAAGTTCAAAAAAAGCTGTCAGTAATTTAGGAGCGACTGACAAGACTGATTTCATCAATTTTGACCAAGTCGCATTTTCTTATAATGAAAATCAGTCCTTAATGACAGATGTTAATTTTTCCGTTGAAGTTGGGCAAATGATTGCCATTGTGGGACCAACTGGAGCAGGTAAAACAACAATGATTAACTTGCTCGAACGATTTTACGATGTCACTTCGGGAAAAATTTTACTTGAAGGAAAAGACATTCGCGAAATTGACCGTGAACAATTACGTGGACGAATGGCAATGGTTTTACAAGAAACCTGGTTGTTCTCAGGGACAATTATGGATAATTTACAGTATGGTCGTCTTGAAGCAACACAAGAAGAAGTGATTCAAGCAGCTAAAATGGCACATGCTGATGAATTTATCACCACTTTACCTCAAGGTTATCAAACCCTTTTGAATGAAGCCGCAAGCAATATTTCTCAGGGGCAAAGGCAGTTATTAACCATCGCCCGTGCCTTTTTAGCAAATCCAGAAATATTGATTTTGGATGAAGCCACATCCAGTGTAGATACAAGAACGGAGCGCCTGATTCAATCAGCGATGAATCGTCTATTAAAAGGACGGACAAGCTTTGTCGTTGCTCACCGTTTATCAACTATTCGTGATGCCAATCAGATTTTGGTTATGGAAAATGGAAATATTGTGGAAATGGGGAACCATGAAAGTCTCCTTAAAGAAAACGGATTATATGCCAGCCTTTATAATTCGCAATTTGCAAAATAAGATATCGAAAAAATCAGTCTCTTTTTGATTGATTTTTTTGTTTATTAAGCGCCTATTTTGTTATAATGAGTTAAAAATAGGCGAGAAGGAGCGATAATGTTTAAAAAATCAGACAAGAAAATAAAAGAAAATGATCAAGAAAGCAATGCAGCTTTTGAGGAGTTTTTTAATCAAGTGCTCAAAAAAATGCCTGCTCGTTCCGCAAAAATAATCAGTTCTTCTTTAACTGTTTCAAAAGCGAAAGCAGAGCAGTTTTTAGCTAGCAATTCTCAGAAATTTGACCACCTCTTTGATGAATTTTTGGTTGGAGTGGACAGTCAAACGCGAAGGAAATGCCATGAAACCATTCATTTCGCTACCTTGACGGCGGCAATTGTTGGCTTTTCACCAATTCCCTTTTCAGATGCCGTCTTGCTTGTTCCGATTCAATTGACAATGATGATGCGACTTTATAAGATATTTGGGGCTTCTTGGTCAGAAGCATTGGCAAAAGGAATCACTAAGGAATTAGTTGTTGTTGGTTTAGGTCGAAGCCTTGTAGGGAATGTTTTAAAATTTGTTCCTGCGGTGGGAACAATTGCAGGTGGAGCAATTAATGCCACAGTGGCGACAACAATTACAGAAGCCTTAGGCTGGGTAACTGTCAAAATGCTTAATGATGGCGAAGATATTTTCAATAATGTCCTGACTTTTGAAGGTCAATTCAAAGGTTTGGTCAGTAAATTACAAAAAGCCAATAAGAAAAAATAGGCTGTCAGTAAAAAAAGACTTATCAGTTGATAAGTCTTTTTATTATTATTTAGAAAAACCATTTTCCAAAGTTTTAATGACAGCCAAAATTTGTTCATCGGAAACCAACTTGTCAGCTCCATTAATAATTGATTCATAAGCTGAATCATAAACTCTACCATAATCACCAGCAACCGTTGGAATATGCTTCACAATGCGGTCACCATTTTGATTGAAATAGGTAAGTTGCCCAAAATCAGCTGGACTGTCTTGCCCAAAACCTTCATCACCTGGGAACATGCCAACTTTTAAATCATTTTCTTGTTGGTCAACATCCATTTTGATGAAAGTTCCTCTCGTACCATAAACAAGCCATTTTGGATGTGGTAGAGCAGCGACTTCAGTAGCAGCAACAGTTGCTCGCAAGTTTGGATAAAGAAGATTGACAGAAAAATAATCATCGACACTGTCATAATCTCTTGTTGCTCGAATATCATATTGAACTTCTTTGGGAGCGCCAAAAAGTGAAACCATTTGGTCCACTAAATGAACACCGTGACCATACCAAGCGCCATCAAAATTTCCACCTTGACTGGCATCATTAGGTCTAAAGTGGTCCATATTGACAGTGATATCTACCAAATCACCCAAATAACCTTGCTCAATCACTTTTTTGACGGTTAAAAAGTCGCTGTCAAAGCGTCGATTTTGGAAAGGCATGAAGAAAAGATTTTTTTCTTTGGCAAGAGCTACCAATTCTTTAGCTTGTTCCAAGGTTTCGACTAATGGTTTATCACAGAGTACATTTTTTCCAGCTGAAAGGAGTTCCTTAGCATAGTCATAGTGAGCAAAAGCTGGAGTCACAATGACTACTAAATCAATTGAATCATCATTAATAATATCAGCGATGTCGGTGGAGAACAAAGTTCCATTTGCTTCTAATTCTGCTTGTTCAGGACGTTTTCCTAAAGTCCGGTTGACAATTCGTTTAATCACAATATTCTCACGTTCTTTCACGTAAGGAATATGATAGCGATTTGTTGATTTACCAAAACCAACATAGGCAATATTAAGCTTTTTTGTCATTCTTTTTATTCTCCATTTTGGCACGGAGGGCTTCAATTTTAGCTTGAGTGGCATTTTTTGTATTAATGCCTTTTCCGCCTACCGTTGAGTTTTTTTCGTGAAATTTTCCGACAGATTTCTGTCCTTTATTATCAAGTTGATATTTTCCCATAAGATAAATTAGGTTTCAGTAAGTAAAGTGCCTACTGAATTCAGTTCCTTTCTAAGTGGATTTGACTGATAAAAGTCAAAAAGTTACTGACAAGAGCTGTCAGTAAAAATTTGGCCGATTAAATTCCTTACTAAAGGAAATGAAGTTGCACTTGTAATTTAAAAATGCTGAACTTTTGGAGTAAACTTTAAATTACTTTACGTTCGTAAGGGTCAGTAGAAATTCCTTCAGAAAGAATTTTCTTAGACCATTCTTTAGCACCGAAAAGTGAGTGATTACGGTAATTTCCGCATTCTTTTTCAGCAACACCAGGGACATTATCCCAACCAAATTCGTCACTTGCAAGCTCTTCTAGAGAAGATTTAATTACTTTAGCAATTTCTTCTGAACTATGTTCACCCCACATAATCATGTGGAAACCAGTTTGACATCCAAAAGGTGAAAAGTCAATCATGCCATCAATTCTATCGCGAATTAAACTAGCCATGCTATGCTCAATAGTGTGTAAAGCGGCCATTCCAATGGCATTCGCATTAGGTTGAACAAAACGAACGTCAAAATTAGTGATAACATCGCCTTTAGGCCCAGTTTCGCTACCGATTAAGCGGACATAAGGGGCAAGTACTTTTGTGTGGTCTAATTGAAAAGATTCTACTTCAGCCATAAGATATAGGATACAAAACTCAGCTGTTAAAAGTCAGCCTTGTTAGTATCTCCTCCTTTATTTTAAATTCTAATTCTATTCTATCATTTTTTGAGCGAAATATTTTTTCATTTTAATTATAAAGTGGTAAAATGACTTTATAACGGTTTCAAAAGAAGCCTTATTGCTTAAAAAAGCAAGAAACATCATTGTCAAAAAGAGTGAGGAGGGGAAGTGAACATCAGAGAAGTTGAAAAGTCATCTTTCTCCATCATTGGAAAAGAAGGCTTAGGTAAAGCACAAGAAGCTGACATTTGGATTCCACCACTCTGGCAAGAAGCAACCAACGCTTTTGAGGAAATTATTCATTTGATTAAGCAGCCACTCACAATTTGGGGGGCCATGTCTGATGAATCAGGGCAATTTAAACCATGGAATAATGGTGGACTCTATCTGGCATGTGTTGAAGTTGAAAATTCAGCGCAAAAGCCTGAAAATTGGACTAAATGGACACTTCCAGGCTTTCGTTATTTCGTTGTTGAAACAACAACTTATGAAATGAACAAGACTTATTCAGATATGTGGAATTATTTAACTCAAAATGATTTAAAAATTGTTGGAGCAGTACAAGAACATCAATCAATTTCAGCAGAAAATCCTGAAGAGTTAGAACTATGGTTTCCAATTGAAAGAATATAAAAGTCCAAATAGTTTCATTGATGACGAGTTGTTGTATTTCAAAAATTACTAAGGAGAAAAAATCATGACATTAACAGACACTTACACACTAAACAATGGCATTAAAATTCCAAAAGTTGGCTTTGGAACTTGGCAATCTGCGAGCGGAGAAGAAGCTTATAATGCGGTAAAAGCAGCACTTGAAGCAGGATATCGTCATATTGATACAGCGGCAGTTTATAAAAATGAAGAATCAGTCGGTCAAGCAATTGCTGATTCAGGAATTCCCCGTGAGGAACTTTTCGTTACAACAAAACTTTGGGGTGTAGGAACAACAGAGGACGCTGCGAAAGCCTTGGATGAATCCTTGAAAAAATTGGGACTTGATTATGTTGATTTGTACCTCATTCATTGGCCAAATCCTAAAGCATTCCGCCCTGATTTTGAAACACGTAATCTTGCAGTTTGGAAAGCCATGGAAGCAGGCGTAAAAGCTGGTAAGATCCGTGCAATTGGTGTTTCAAACTTCCACCCACGTCACCTAAAACCATTGTTGAAATTTGCTGAAATTAAACCAGCAGTTAACCAAATTATGGTCAACCCAAGTGATCAACAAGAAGAAATTGTAAGTTTTAATGTTGACAACAATATCTTGACTGAGGCTTACAGCCCACTTGGAACAGGTAAAATCTTTGAAGTTCCAGAACTTGCAGACTTGGCAAGTAAATACAACAAGAGTATTGCTCAAGTGGTATTGCGTTGGTCTCTTCACAAAGGATATTTACCACTTCCTAAATCAGTAACCCCTGCAAGAATTAAAGAAAATGCAGAAATCTTTGATTTTGATTTAAGTATTGAAGATATTGCTTTTATTGACAGCCTTCATGGAAAAGCTGGTTTGGCTAAAAACCCTGATGAAGTTGATTTCTAAAGAATAATTATGAACATATTTTACTGACAGATTGTTTACATCTCTTAAAAGACAGCAGAGAATTTGGTCAGTAATTTAAAAAAGGCCTGTCAGTAAAATTTTGCTGACAGGCTTTTTAGATTTTTGCTACAATAAAGAAAAATGATCAAATATCAAGGAGAAATGATGAAAAAAGCACTTGTTTTAGTTGATTTTCAAAATGACTTTATTGATGGAAGTTTGGGCACGAAAGAAGCACAAGCCATTATCCCAAATGTTATTGAAAAACTCTCTCAATATTCTAAAGAAAATCGTCTAGCAACCCAAGACACCCATTTTGAAGATTATTTAACGACACAAGAAGGCAAAAATCTGCCAGTTATTCATTG from Lactococcus lactis carries:
- a CDS encoding Gfo/Idh/MocA family oxidoreductase gives rise to the protein MTKKLNIAYVGFGKSTNRYHIPYVKERENIVIKRIVNRTLGKRPEQAELEANGTLFSTDIADIINDDSIDLVVIVTPAFAHYDYAKELLSAGKNVLCDKPLVETLEQAKELVALAKEKNLFFMPFQNRRFDSDFLTVKKVIEQGYLGDLVDITVNMDHFRPNDASQGGNFDGAWYGHGVHLVDQMVSLFGAPKEVQYDIRATRDYDSVDDYFSVNLLYPNLRATVAATEVAALPHPKWLVYGTRGTFIKMDVDQQENDLKVGMFPGDEGFGQDSPADFGQLTYFNQNGDRIVKHIPTVAGDYGRVYDSAYESIINGADKLVSDEQILAVIKTLENGFSK
- a CDS encoding S-ribosylhomocysteine lyase, which produces MAEVESFQLDHTKVLAPYVRLIGSETGPKGDVITNFDVRFVQPNANAIGMAALHTIEHSMASLIRDRIDGMIDFSPFGCQTGFHMIMWGEHSSEEIAKVIKSSLEELASDEFGWDNVPGVAEKECGNYRNHSLFGAKEWSKKILSEGISTDPYERKVI
- a CDS encoding GyrI-like domain-containing protein, which produces MNIREVEKSSFSIIGKEGLGKAQEADIWIPPLWQEATNAFEEIIHLIKQPLTIWGAMSDESGQFKPWNNGGLYLACVEVENSAQKPENWTKWTLPGFRYFVVETTTYEMNKTYSDMWNYLTQNDLKIVGAVQEHQSISAENPEELELWFPIERI
- a CDS encoding aldo/keto reductase — protein: MTLTDTYTLNNGIKIPKVGFGTWQSASGEEAYNAVKAALEAGYRHIDTAAVYKNEESVGQAIADSGIPREELFVTTKLWGVGTTEDAAKALDESLKKLGLDYVDLYLIHWPNPKAFRPDFETRNLAVWKAMEAGVKAGKIRAIGVSNFHPRHLKPLLKFAEIKPAVNQIMVNPSDQQEEIVSFNVDNNILTEAYSPLGTGKIFEVPELADLASKYNKSIAQVVLRWSLHKGYLPLPKSVTPARIKENAEIFDFDLSIEDIAFIDSLHGKAGLAKNPDEVDF